The following are from one region of the Dreissena polymorpha isolate Duluth1 chromosome 2, UMN_Dpol_1.0, whole genome shotgun sequence genome:
- the LOC127869956 gene encoding leucine-rich repeat-containing protein 15-like yields the protein MAFQNCTSLAEIQLAFNTIPLILKSHFQNCPLAGFILLNNNDIGYIEDGTFEHVTELTYFTVANNKLTHVPNGGDFTDLRITGLIGLADTGRLDLSNNRLIVLDDHSFKNLTINGYL from the exons ATGGCCTTCCAGAATTGTACCTCGCTCGCAGAAAT TCAGCTGGCGTTCAACACCATTCCACTGATCCTGAAATCTCACTTCCAGAACTGCCCACTGGCGGGATTCATTCTACTAAACAACAACGACATAGGCTACATCGAGGACGGCACATTTGAACACGTCACCGAGTTAACTTACTT CACAGTTGCGAACAATAAGCTAACACACGTTCCAAACGGCGGCGACTTCACTGATTTAAGAATAACAGGACTAATAGGACTGGCAGATACTGGAAGACTTGACTTAAGCAATAACCGGCTGATCGTTCTGGATGATCATagttttaaaaatctcacaatcaatGGGTATTTGTAA